Proteins from a genomic interval of Haemorhous mexicanus isolate bHaeMex1 chromosome Z, bHaeMex1.pri, whole genome shotgun sequence:
- the PIGG gene encoding GPI ethanolamine phosphate transferase 2 isoform X4 gives MRLRSGVFASSCLLVQALGVALFLRGFFPVPVRSVPRREARADPPAEPAPPGPGMVSNWTKIPPPLFKKVVIVLIDALRDDFVFGSKGKQFMPYITQVVEKGTSYSFIAEAKPPTVTMPRIKALMTGSIPGFIDVVVNLNSPALLDDNLIWQAKTAGKRIIFYGDDTWVKLFPKHFVEYDGTTSFFVSDFTEVDDNVTRHLDRVLKREDWDLLILHYLGLDHIGHMTGPNSPLVGPKLREMDNILKKIHVSLLSKEEASLPNLLVVCGDHGMSETGSHGGSSEGEVHTPLLFISSAFGKRSAPLAQPQQVQQTDLASTLAIGLGLPISRNSVGNLILPVVGGKTMREQLRFVHLNGFQLSRLLQENTPAYEKGSDTAFAQCSKSLEQAGRI, from the exons ATGCGGCTGCGCTCGGGGGTGTTcgcctcctcctgcctcctcgTGCAGGCCTTGGGCGTCGCGCTGTTTCTCCGCGGCTTCTTCCCGGTGCCCGTCAGGTCCGTGCCCCGCAGAGAGGCCCGCGCGGACCCTCCCGCCGagccggccccgcccggcccag GAATGGTTTCTAACTGGACCAAGATTCCTCCACCGCTTTTCAAAAAAGTTGTCATTGTGCTGATTGATGCTTTGAGAGATGATTTTGTGTTTGGATCCAAAGGTAAACAGTTCATGCCATATATTACTCAAGTTGTTGAAAAAGGGACTTCCTACAGTTTCATTGCTGAAGCCAAGCCACCCACTGTGACTATGCCTCGAATTAAG gCTTTGATGACAGGTAGCATACCTGGTTTCATCGATGTTGTTGTGAACCTCAATTCTCCAGCTCTCTTAGATGACAATCTGATATGGCAGGCaaaaacagctgggaaaagaataatattttatgGTGATGATACTTGGGTCAAATTGTTCCCAAAGCACTTTGTGGAATATGATGGAACAACATCGTTTTTTGTGTCAGACTTCACAGAG gTTGACGATAATGTTACCAGACATTTGGATAGAGTGTTAAAGAGAGAAGACTGGGATCTCCTAATATTACATTACCTGGGGTTGGACCATATTGGTCATATGACTGGGCCAAACAGCCCATTAGTGGGACCAAAACTTCGTGAAATGGATAACATACTGAAGAAGATTCATGTTTCCCTTCTTTCAAAG gAGGAAGCTTCTCTTCCCAATTTGTTAGTTGTTTGTGGGGATCATGGAATGTCTGAAACAGGCAGTCATGGTGGTTCTTCAGAAGGAGAAGTGCACACACCACTACTGTTTatcagctctgcttttgggaAGAGAAGTG CTCCTCTAGCCCAACCTCAGCAAGTGCAGCAAACAGATTTAGCTAGCACACTGGCAATAGGTCTTGGCCTGCCAATTTCAAGAAACAGTGTTGGGAACCTTATATTGCCAGTTGTTGGAGGCAAGACAATGAGAGAACAGCTACGTTTTGTGCACTTGAATGGGTTCCAGCTTAGCAGATTGCTGCAAGAGAATACGCCTGCATATGAAAAAG